CTCATTCGGCTGGTCCGATCCTCGATCCCTGGCTGACGCGTATTTCTGAGGATAACGCTGACTACCAAGCATACTTATCCGAATTAGATGCCCATGACGTTATGGCTCGACTCGTTGTGCCTTCGGCTGACGTCGATCTTCCCGTTTATCACGGCACCAGTGAGGACGTCCTTCAGAAGGGTGTTGGGCACTTGTACGGCTCTGATCTTCCTGTTGGCGGAGAAGGAACGCACTCGGTCTTAACTGCCCACACCGGACTGGTAAACGCCACGCTCTTTGACAATCTCAACAAGGTCAAAGAAGGAGACCCAATCTATGTTGGTGTCTCCGGTGAAAAAATGAAGTACCAGGTCAATGACATCCGTGTGGTGCTTCCGCACGAGACGGATTCTCTCCGGCCAGAAGCCGGCAAGGACCAAGTCACCCTCATTACCTGCACGCCGTATGGCGTCAATTCCCATCGCTTGCTGGTTACTGCTGAGCGCGTGCCTTTCGATGAGGAAGCAGAACAGGCCTTTACCCCTCGTGGCCTCCACTGGACGTGGTGGATGTGGGCTTTTATGGCTGGAGCATTGCTTATCGCCATTGCGGCCGCTTTCTGGCTGTACAAATTGAACAAAAAGCAAAAGCCAAAATTCGGTCAGTCAGTATCACTAGAGGAAGCATAAATGTTTAAGCAACGTAGACTAGCTCGGGCAACAGCAGCCCTGTGCGCAGGATGTCTCGTGACAATGACTGCCCCTGCAACACCGGCTGATGCCAAAGTCATTTCAGGGTATGCCCCAGCATCCACCCAGGTTGACCCCAGTTCCATTGGTCAAGAGCTCAATTCCCTTACCATTTCTCTGCCCACCGGTAATCCATTTGATGAAGTTAAAGAGGGCGAGCTACCGCCAGGGGCATTAAGCGGTTATACCTTCGAATTGGCGCAGGTAGCGGGCCTTGATATTCGTACGCACCAGGGATATACGGATGCTCTCAACCTCACTCCGCAAAAAGCAGGTGATCTGGGGTTTACCGAGGTAAAGAGGAAGGAGACCAGCGATGATTCTGGCAAGGTTCGCTTCGATAATCTCCCGGCGGGCGCATACCTAATCGAGATAACCCCTCCCCAACGCAGCGGGGAGAAGCATAAGGACATCCAGCCCATGATCGTTGTGCTTCCTGCCACCGACAAGGAGGGAAATTGGCTACACGATCTCAAGGTAGTAGCCAAAACCGACGACGGCGGTGGCGATGTCCCTCCACCAACGGATATCCCCGATCCACGACCGACCCCCACTCCGACTCCATCGAAGCCTAGTCCGACCCCACCACCTGAGGACACCACGCCTCCGGGGCCGGGACCGGATGGCTCCGAAACAACAGAAACTACGCCTGCTGATACCCCACCAGAAGGTCCTGAGAAACCAAAGCCCAGCCAATTAGCACGAACAGGCGCTTCCGTACTCGGAATCCTTGTTCTGGCTGCTGGCCTCATCGCGGCCGGAATGCTGCTTATCCGTCGAAATAACAAAGGTGACCAATGATGAAAGGGACGACAACAATGCACAGCTTCTCCCGCAAAATGCGGACAAGCGCAGTAGCTGCCTTTACCCTCATGTTGACAGCTGGGGCTGTTCCAGCGGTCACCCCAACCCAATCGGAACACTCCGTCACACCGACTGCTCATGCTCAATCTGCAGTGCGAGCTCCGGTGACAATCAATAACGTTCGCACTGTATACAGCAACGTTTTTTCGGTTCACATGTCGGCCACCCAAGCGATGTCGATGAAGAAGCTGACTCTTAACACCACAGAGAAGTTCTCTACGTATCCAGCTGATACAGACAAG
The window above is part of the Corynebacterium accolens genome. Proteins encoded here:
- a CDS encoding class C sortase gives rise to the protein MVLRTSGSAVKAKHRDTSKTLPQKAVPVIVLALLAIGLLLYPVAVTQLNNWEQLRAADSYSSDIDNADKELLAQQFAAAQEYNKTHSAGPILDPWLTRISEDNADYQAYLSELDAHDVMARLVVPSADVDLPVYHGTSEDVLQKGVGHLYGSDLPVGGEGTHSVLTAHTGLVNATLFDNLNKVKEGDPIYVGVSGEKMKYQVNDIRVVLPHETDSLRPEAGKDQVTLITCTPYGVNSHRLLVTAERVPFDEEAEQAFTPRGLHWTWWMWAFMAGALLIAIAAAFWLYKLNKKQKPKFGQSVSLEEA
- a CDS encoding pilin N-terminal domain-containing protein, whose translation is MTAPATPADAKVISGYAPASTQVDPSSIGQELNSLTISLPTGNPFDEVKEGELPPGALSGYTFELAQVAGLDIRTHQGYTDALNLTPQKAGDLGFTEVKRKETSDDSGKVRFDNLPAGAYLIEITPPQRSGEKHKDIQPMIVVLPATDKEGNWLHDLKVVAKTDDGGGDVPPPTDIPDPRPTPTPTPSKPSPTPPPEDTTPPGPGPDGSETTETTPADTPPEGPEKPKPSQLARTGASVLGILVLAAGLIAAGMLLIRRNNKGDQ